The Bacillus sp. Bos-x628 genome segment AGCCAGGAGATGAAATCATCATTATTGCTTATGGCATGTTGTCGGAAGAAGAAGCGAAGGCGCATACGCCTAAAGTGGTTGTGCTAAATAAACAAAATCAAATTGAACAAATAATTGGGCATGAGCCTGCGAGAACGATTTTGTAACGCAAGCTTACACATACAGAACAGCTTCACTTTTAGAGGAGCTGTTCTGTATGTCATAATCCATTGCCCAAAACGTATTTCACATTGGGTGGAACGTAGGAATTGAGGTGTCCATTTTATGACCGATCAAAGGTTTGTTGTCGTTGATATTGAAACCACCGGGAATTCACCTAAAAAGGGTGATAAAATCATTCAAATCGCTGCGGTGGTAATTGAAAATGGACAAATTGTAGAACGGTATTCAAAATATGTAAACCCAGGAAAGACGATCCCTGGATTTATTGAACAACTGACAGGCATTAAACAGCACATGGTCGACGGTGCGGTTTTCTTTGAAGACATTGCCCAAGAGGTGTATGACCTGATACATGGTGCTTATTTTGTTGCGCACAATGTTCATTTTGACTTAAATTTTTTAAATGATGAACTGAAAGGATGCGGGATAAATGAGCTGGATGTACTAGCAATTGATACAGTTGAGATTTCTAGAATTCTTTATCCTGAGCTTGAGGGTTACAAGTTAACTGAATTAAGTGAAGAGCTCATGCTTCCACATGACCACCCGCACCGGGCGGATAGTGATGCGGAAGTTACTGCCATGTTATTTTTAACGCTGTTACATAAATTAGAGAATACACCGGCGAGCGTATTAAAGCAGCTTCGCAGGTTATCACAATATCTCCTAAGTGATATTGAATTTTTGATTAAGCAGCTAGAAACAACTCATACGACATGTAGGCAATCTCTAGTTGAAGTTGGTTCGTTTGCTATTAAAGATGCGGCCAAAACATCAAATGAAACGACACATTCTGTAGAAGCTGATGATCAGTGGTTATTTGAAGAGGCAAAAGAAAAACTCCCGCAAATGTTAGAAGGATATAAGGTCAGAGAAGGTCAGCTTACGATGATGAATAAAGTGAGAGAGGTTTTTCATGAAAGAGCTTATGCGTTAATTGAAGCAGCGCCCGGCATTGGCAAGACCCTTGCTTATTTAATTCCGGCTGCCTTAGAGGCAAAGAAATCTGGAAAACCAGTCATTATTAGTACATACTCTATTCTCTTACAGCAACAAATGCTCGAGCGTGATGTGCCTATTTTGCATAAATTACTGCCATTTGAGCCGGTCGCTTGTGTATTTAAAGGGAGAGCACATTATATTTGTTTAGATAAGTTTGAGCATGTCCTGCATGAGGAAGATGATAACTATGATGTGGTCTTAACAAAAGCACAAATATTAATGTGGTTGCTTGAGACAGATACGGGAGACTTGTCTGAACTCAATTTACCGTCAGGAGCTGCGAATATAAAGGATCGAATATCCTGCGTGCATATGCCGTTTACATCGAAGAAGCGACGCTTTAAGGAATATTGTTTTTATGAACGGGCAAAAAGAAGGGCACGAACAGCTAATTTAATTTTAACCAATCACCGCCTGCTTTTATCAAAAACTGAATCATCATCCATATTTGACCATGCAGACGTATATGTCATTGACGAGGCCCATCATTTTGAGAAAACAGCAAATGAAACACTTGGTGACAGCATTTCTTACGTTCAACTGCATGCAAAATTGACACAGCTTGGCTCATTGCAAGGCGGACTCTTCAAGAAACTAAAAAACAGATTCTATGCTTCGGGATTAAAAACGGACACATTTATGGAAATGGATGAGTATCTTCATCAACTTCAGATGGAAAGCGATGCATTTTTTAGTACAGTACACGCTTTTGTCAAAAAGACAAAACCAAAAACGGACATCAATCGTCTCATTTATAGGGTGCGCCATTATTCGAAACATGCACAATGGAAGCGGATTAAAGAGACAGCGAGTCAGTTGTGTTCATTATTCATTGCTTGTGAGAAGTTGTATGAGCAGCAAAAAAACGAATGGCTTCAGCAAGAGGATTTTCTGACAGATGATGATGCATTTGAGGCGGAGGAATACGACCAAGTCATGGCGTTCATGCATACATTTTGCAATACGCTGTACCGGTTTATTTTCGAACCACAAAATGATGAAACAGTTTGGATAGAGATTGATGCCAAAGGTGCTAAAAATGCTGTATTCATGTATGCACAGCCGTTAGATACAGGAGAATTACTCGCTGATCGATTTTTTATGAATAAAAAAAGTGTCGTTCTCACATCAGGAACTTTGACAGTCAATCACCGCTTTGATTACTGTATAGAGCGATTTGGACTTCAAGATTTTTACCCAAAGCTTGTCAAAATTGATTCGCCGTTTGAACTTGAGAAACAGCTCACTGTCGTCGTTCCGGCTGACATGCCAGCAATCACAAACCGTGATGAAAAGGATTATGCGAAACATGTGGCCAAGTATATAAAAATTATGGAAAAACAACACCATGCTAAAATATTGGTGCTGTTTAATTCACATGAAATGTTAAAAGCAGCTTATGAAGAGCTTAAAACAGAAGGAATGCAATCGACTTTGTTTGCCCAAGGGCTGACAGGTGGGAGTCCTGTGAAATTGACGAAAATGTTCAAACTATCAAAGCAAGCAATATTGCTTGGTGCAGGGAGCTTTTGGGAAGGAGTGGATTTTCCAGGCTCTGAGCTGACAACAGTGATTATGGCAAGGCTTCCTTTCCGGCCGCCTGATTCACCGCTGATTGAAGCGAAATGTGAAGAGGCTAAGAAACAAGGAAAAAATCCATTTAAAGTTGTGGCTCTCCCTGAGGCAGTGTTAACCTTTAAGCAAGGCGCAGGTCGCTTGCTTCGTTCTGAAAAAGACATAGGCACATTGCTCATTTTAGATCGACGAGTGAAAACTGCTTCATATGGAAAATTATTTTTAGAATCACTTCCTCATGCGCCTGTACATGAAATGTCAAAGGAGTCGCTTATTGCGTATATAGAGAAGCTAAACAACGAAAAGCCGCTGTCATAAGCGGCCTTTAGCTGGTGTGGGTTCGGAGTTATTTTATTGTAACGGCTTCTGTGGTTCCGTTGTAAAAATAGTATCGGTTCTCGCGTTGAAAAGTATGACTAACAATATTTACGTAACTAGGAGGAATTAGAAGTGGAAAGTAAAATAGAGGTGCTTTCAACTGTTCAAATTAAGCATTCAGAAGATCTTTATAAAATTGTCGACTTACTGAACAGAACGCTTAAGAGAGAGGATCTCATGTTTGGTTTAGCATTAGATCAAGAAGATCAAAATCAGGCGATATTTACAATTTATCGCACATAGGGGAAGCATGATATGAAAAAAATAATTTGGATGATCTCGTCAATTGTCGTCCTCTTTTTACTGATCGGTATCATGAGCTTTACATGGATTTATCAGAGCGCCATGAGTCAAAAAGAACAAGGGCATGAGGCTGCCATTGAACGAGCAAAAGAAAAAGCAAAATTAGTACAGGTTGAACAGGTCGAAACTTTTGTAGGAAAAGAAAAACAATTTATTGTAAAAGGTGTAAACAATCAAAAAGAAACGACCTATGTATGGGTTCCAGCCAGCAAAAATGAAAAAGTGATTGCCAAGACGG includes the following:
- the dinG gene encoding ATP-dependent DNA helicase DinG — translated: MTDQRFVVVDIETTGNSPKKGDKIIQIAAVVIENGQIVERYSKYVNPGKTIPGFIEQLTGIKQHMVDGAVFFEDIAQEVYDLIHGAYFVAHNVHFDLNFLNDELKGCGINELDVLAIDTVEISRILYPELEGYKLTELSEELMLPHDHPHRADSDAEVTAMLFLTLLHKLENTPASVLKQLRRLSQYLLSDIEFLIKQLETTHTTCRQSLVEVGSFAIKDAAKTSNETTHSVEADDQWLFEEAKEKLPQMLEGYKVREGQLTMMNKVREVFHERAYALIEAAPGIGKTLAYLIPAALEAKKSGKPVIISTYSILLQQQMLERDVPILHKLLPFEPVACVFKGRAHYICLDKFEHVLHEEDDNYDVVLTKAQILMWLLETDTGDLSELNLPSGAANIKDRISCVHMPFTSKKRRFKEYCFYERAKRRARTANLILTNHRLLLSKTESSSIFDHADVYVIDEAHHFEKTANETLGDSISYVQLHAKLTQLGSLQGGLFKKLKNRFYASGLKTDTFMEMDEYLHQLQMESDAFFSTVHAFVKKTKPKTDINRLIYRVRHYSKHAQWKRIKETASQLCSLFIACEKLYEQQKNEWLQQEDFLTDDDAFEAEEYDQVMAFMHTFCNTLYRFIFEPQNDETVWIEIDAKGAKNAVFMYAQPLDTGELLADRFFMNKKSVVLTSGTLTVNHRFDYCIERFGLQDFYPKLVKIDSPFELEKQLTVVVPADMPAITNRDEKDYAKHVAKYIKIMEKQHHAKILVLFNSHEMLKAAYEELKTEGMQSTLFAQGLTGGSPVKLTKMFKLSKQAILLGAGSFWEGVDFPGSELTTVIMARLPFRPPDSPLIEAKCEEAKKQGKNPFKVVALPEAVLTFKQGAGRLLRSEKDIGTLLILDRRVKTASYGKLFLESLPHAPVHEMSKESLIAYIEKLNNEKPLS
- a CDS encoding YpmA family protein: MESKIEVLSTVQIKHSEDLYKIVDLLNRTLKREDLMFGLALDQEDQNQAIFTIYRT
- the tseB gene encoding cell wall elongation/penicillin-binding protein regulator TseB, translating into MKKIIWMISSIVVLFLLIGIMSFTWIYQSAMSQKEQGHEAAIERAKEKAKLVQVEQVETFVGKEKQFIVKGVNNQKETTYVWVPASKNEKVIAKTAKEGITSDQAVQAVKKENTVTTLKDVKLAREGDVLLWEVTYLNENNQYSFSYVDFTTGQVEKNLTP